A region from the Capra hircus breed San Clemente chromosome 9, ASM170441v1, whole genome shotgun sequence genome encodes:
- the TAAR1 gene encoding trace amine-associated receptor 1, which translates to MMSFCHNKINMSCVKSSWSNDIRASLYSLMVLIILTTMVGNLLVIISISHFKQLHTLNNWLIQSMATVDFLLGCLVMPYSMVRSIEHCWSFGEVFCKIHTSTDIMLSSASIFHLSFISIDRYYAVCDPLRYKTKINILVISLMIFISWSIPALFAFGMIFLELNVKGAEEMYYKHSHCIGSCSVFFSKTSGVLAFMTSFYIPGSIMLCIYCRIFFIAKGQARSIHDAKQKVQIGLEERKGISRSRERKAAKTLGIVMGVFLTCWCPFFVCMVMDPFLDYTIPPTLNDALIWFGYLNSTFNPMVYAFFYPWFRRALKIILVGKIFQKDSSRSKLFSE; encoded by the coding sequence ATGATGTCCTTTTGCCACAATAAAATTAATATGTCCTGTGTGAAAAGCAGCTGGTCAAATGACATCCGGGCTTCCCTGTACAGTTTAATGGTGCTCATAATTCTGACCACAATGGTTGGCAATCTGCTAGTTATTATTTCGATATCACACTTCAAGCAACTGCATACCCTAAATAATTGGCTCATTCAGTCCATGGCTACTGTGGACTTTCTTCTGGGGTGCCTGGTCATGCCTTATAGCATGGTGAGATCCATTGAGCACTGCTGGTCTTTTGGAGAAGTCTTCTGTAAAATTCACACCAGCACTGACATTATGCTGAGTTCAGCATCCATTTTTCACTTATCCTTCATTTCCATTGACCGCTACTATGCTGTGTGTGACCCACTGAGATACAAAACCAAGATCAACATCTTGGTTATTTCTCTGATGATCTTCATTAGTTGGAGTATTCCTGCTCTTTTTGCATTTGGGATGATATTTCTGGAGCTAAACGTCAAAGGAGCTGAAGAGATGTATTATAAACACAGTCACTGCATAGGGAGTTGCTCTGTCTTCTTCAGCAAAACATCTGGGGTTCTGGCCTTTATGACTTCTTTCTATATACCTGGCTCTATTATGCTCTGCATCTATTGTAGAATATTTTTCATAGCAAAAGGCCAGGCAAGATCAATTCATGATGCAAAGCAGAAGGTTCAAATTGGGttggaagagagaaaaggaatttcacgaagcagagaaaggaaagctGCAAAGACTTTAGGGATTGTGATGGGAGTTTTCTTAACATGCTGGTGTCCTTTCTTTGTCTGCATGGTCATGGACCCTTTCCTGGACTATACTATCCCACCCACTTTGAACGATGCATTGATTTGGTTTGGCTACTTGAATTCTACTTTTAATCCAATGGTTTATGCATTTTTCTACCCCTGGTTCAGAAGAGCACTAAAGATAATTCTGGTTGGTAAAATTTTCCAAAAAGATTCATCTAGGagtaaattattttcagaataa